Proteins from a single region of Campylobacter sp. RM16704:
- a CDS encoding short-chain dehydrogenase/reductase, subgroup 5, translated as MKIALVTGVSSGFGLESLKALIRLDYKVIAIARRKERLEKLQELYGDKIYPIVLDVRNKQAVFETIEKLPQGLKNISLLINNAGLAIGLQEFDSLSIEDIETMVDTNIKGFLYITRAILPLLRKANNAHVINLGSIAANVPYYGGNVYCGTKAFVAQFSKALRTDLRGSNIKVTNIAPGLCKTEFSEVRFKGDIKKADEVYENTKYIKAEDIAKIITFIISLPEHININEIELMPVTQTWAGTFSEKL; from the coding sequence ATGAAAATTGCTTTAGTTACAGGTGTTAGCTCTGGTTTTGGTTTAGAAAGTCTAAAAGCTTTGATAAGACTTGATTATAAAGTAATAGCCATAGCAAGACGCAAGGAAAGATTAGAAAAACTACAAGAGCTTTATGGGGATAAAATTTATCCTATAGTGCTTGATGTTAGAAATAAACAAGCTGTTTTTGAAACTATTGAAAAATTACCTCAAGGTTTAAAAAACATTTCTTTACTTATTAACAATGCTGGACTTGCTATAGGATTGCAAGAATTTGATTCTTTGAGTATTGAAGACATAGAAACTATGGTAGATACTAATATAAAAGGATTTTTATATATAACAAGAGCCATATTGCCTTTACTTAGAAAAGCAAACAATGCTCATGTGATCAATCTTGGCTCAATCGCAGCAAATGTACCTTATTATGGTGGAAATGTTTATTGTGGAACTAAAGCTTTTGTAGCACAATTTTCTAAAGCATTAAGAACGGATTTGCGTGGAAGTAATATAAAAGTAACTAATATAGCTCCAGGACTTTGTAAAACTGAATTTAGTGAAGTAAGATTTAAAGGTGATATTAAAAAAGCTGATGAGGTTTATGAAAATACTAAATACATTAAAGCCGAAGACATAGCAAAAATTATCACTTTTATTATTAGTTTGCCTGAACATATCAATATTAACGAAATAGAACTTATGCCTGTCACTCAAACTTGGGCAGGAACCTTTAGCGAAAAACTTTAA